In Salinibaculum sp. SYNS191, the genomic window CGCCGGGCGGTCCGAGGATGAGTACTCGCGGTGCGCTCATAGTCCGCGTTTCCCCGGCCGGGGTTAAATCATTGTCCAAACCCGAGCGCCCCACGGAGTGGGACTCACTCACTCCATAAGCGGCAGGGCGATGCCGAAGACGAACGGGGAGAGCAACCCGATGAGAATCCCGAGCACCTCGGCGTCGAACAACAGTGCTCGCTCCCAGCCCGGAACCCCTCCGAAGACCGAGTGGACGAGAATCTCCCCGAGCGCGCCGAACGCGAAGAGCCCGACCCCGAGGAGAAAACCCTGCTTCGCGCGCTTGCCGTAGTCCATCGAACTCGTGTGCGCCATATCGACGCCTCCGCCAAGGTGACACGTAAACGTTTCTGACCGGGCGTGGCAGCAACCGGCACCGCCGACCAATCGGGGACAGACGGACCGACCGTAACGCATATTCCGCCGTGTGGGCTGGACTCCCCCATGCGAGAAGTACTGGTGGAGTTCGTCTCCGAAACCGTCGTCTTCGCTCTCGAAATCGTCCTGGCTGGCATCCTGACCACCGTCGGTATCCTCAGTGAGCAGACCGGCGTGGCGAGCGTGACCAGCGGCGAAACGCTGGGACTCTGGTACGTCTACGTCGGTGCCCTCGCCCTGTATGGCGGCCTGTACCTGCTGGGCTACCGGCGCGTGCTTCCCGGACTGCGGGACAGACTCGCCGGCGCCTGACGGACAGACATCCGAAACCCTTAGCCTCCGACCCGCCAACGGTCGGGCAATGGACCACCTGCTCGTGCGTGCTGCCCGCGGAGAGCGGACGGAGCGCCCGCCGGTGTGGCTGATGCGTCAGGCCGGGCGGCACATCCCCGAGTACCGCGAGATTCGCGAGGACTACTCCTTCCTGGAGGCCATCAAGACGCCCGAGGTCGCCGAGGAAATAACTCTGCTGCCCTGGGAGTACTACGAGCCCGACGGCCTCGTCATGTTCTCGGACATCCTGACCGTCCTCGAACCGCTCGGCTTCTCCTACCACATCGAGAGCGGCGTCGGGCCCGTCGTCGAGAACCCCGTCTCCGGCCCCGACGACGTTGACCGTTCCCACGGCGACGTGGCCCGCGAACTGGACTACGTCGGCGAACTGCTCGTTCGCCTGAACAACCGCGTCGGCGACGAGACGGCCATCATCGGCTTCGCTGGCGGCCCGTTCACGCTCGCCTCCTACGCCGTCGCCGGCGGTCCCTCGCGGACGAACATGCCGCTGCGGAAACTCCGCGCGCAGCATCCCGACGCCTTCCGGACGCTGCTGTCTGCGTTCGCCGACGTCGTGAAGGACTACCTGGCGTTCCAGATTGGCAACGGCGCGGACGTGGTGCAACTGTTCGACACCTACGCCGGGACGCTGACGCCCGAGGACTACCGCGAGTTCGTGCTGCCGCTGCACCGGGAGATTCTGTCTGACCTGAACGCGCCGACCATCGTCTTCGTCCGGCGGATGAACGGCCGGCTGGACCTGCTGGCCGACAGCGGCGCGGACGCCGTGGCGCTGGACTGGACCGTGGACATGGCCGAGGCGCGGGAGCAGTTGGGAGAGATGCCGGTGCAGGGGAATCTGGACCCGTCGTATCTGTTCGGCGAGCCGGAGTTCGTTCGGGAGAAGACGCGTGAGGTCATCGAGGCTGCGGGGCCCGAAGGGCACATCCTGAATCTCGGACACGGTGTGAACAAGGACACGCCGGTGGAGTCGGTGCGGGCGTTCGTAGAGACGGCGAAGTCGATAGAGCGCGAGGTCTGAGTCAGGCCCGGCCGCTCGACGCGCCGCAGTCCTCGGGGTGAGTCTCGCTGGGCGAGTTGACCGGCTCGTCCCCATTCTCCGATTCTGCCGTCACTGACGGCGAGTCGCCGTCTCTCGGTGGACGCGTGCCGGAGCCAGCACTGGGCGGGAGCGTAAATTCACCCGCCGGCCCGCGGGTGGGCGGGCGATACTCGTAGAGGTAGCCGTCGTGAACGACGTAGTACGTCTGTTCCTGCGGGTCCTCGATGACGCGATTGTCGGTGTCGATGGCGAAGTCCACGAGGGCCGCCAGGGAGGTTGTCGTCGCCCGCGGCAGGGCCAGCGCCTCCTCCGGCAACTGGACCCTCGATATCCAGTCGTCGTACTCGCGTTTGTCTTCCTCGTACGTCAGACGGCGCCTTTCTGCCCGGGAGAGTCCCAGCCGGTCAGTGTATCTCACGAAGCCAAGCCCGACGAGGCCGGAGAGCGAGACCAGGAGCAGACCCGGTGCGCCGACGCTCCGTGCCGGTCCGTACTCCTTCTCGACGGTGACCGTTCTGGTGGTCTCCTCGCTGTCCGTCATCGGTCCAGGCTGACCGATGCGGTAGGTGCTACCCCCGAGGTCTATCGGCAGGGTGTGCGGCGTCGTTCTGTCGACCGGCTCGGCGTTGACCGTCCCTTGGAGGGTAGTCCGTGCGCGGACCCGCACCTGGGATTGCCCGGGTGGGTCCCCGAGTTGCTCCTCGATAGCTGCCAGCCGCTGTCCGGTCCGGTTCACGTCCACCGAGAACGGAACGGTGAGCGTGTCGCCTGGCCCGAGCGACTTGCTTACGGTTCCCCGGAGCGTTCGCGTCGTCTCCCAGACGACTCTGTCGCCCACCTCGCCGTCCTCGACACCGCGATACACGAGGTCGAGCGCGACCGTCGCGTTCAGCTGACCGCTCTCGCTCGCCTGGTAGGTGAACGAGTATGACCCGTTCAGCGAGGGCGTGATACTGGAGAAGTAGACCTGCCGGTCGGCGAGTGTCGTCCCGACGGGGTAGACCGAGTTGTTCTCGGTAACCGTCGCCGAGTGATTGAACCACGCTCTCGTCTCCGACGACGGCCCCGGCCGCTGTTCGGTCGTGGTCGCTGGCGCAGCGTAGGTAGTGTAGGTGAGCCA contains:
- the hemE gene encoding uroporphyrinogen decarboxylase — protein: MDHLLVRAARGERTERPPVWLMRQAGRHIPEYREIREDYSFLEAIKTPEVAEEITLLPWEYYEPDGLVMFSDILTVLEPLGFSYHIESGVGPVVENPVSGPDDVDRSHGDVARELDYVGELLVRLNNRVGDETAIIGFAGGPFTLASYAVAGGPSRTNMPLRKLRAQHPDAFRTLLSAFADVVKDYLAFQIGNGADVVQLFDTYAGTLTPEDYREFVLPLHREILSDLNAPTIVFVRRMNGRLDLLADSGADAVALDWTVDMAEAREQLGEMPVQGNLDPSYLFGEPEFVREKTREVIEAAGPEGHILNLGHGVNKDTPVESVRAFVETAKSIEREV
- a CDS encoding DUF5305 domain-containing protein; amino-acid sequence: MADWKLRTRHVIDNSISIIVGALVLLALLGGWLTYTTYAAPATTTEQRPGPSSETRAWFNHSATVTENNSVYPVGTTLADRQVYFSSITPSLNGSYSFTYQASESGQLNATVALDLVYRGVEDGEVGDRVVWETTRTLRGTVSKSLGPGDTLTVPFSVDVNRTGQRLAAIEEQLGDPPGQSQVRVRARTTLQGTVNAEPVDRTTPHTLPIDLGGSTYRIGQPGPMTDSEETTRTVTVEKEYGPARSVGAPGLLLVSLSGLVGLGFVRYTDRLGLSRAERRRLTYEEDKREYDDWISRVQLPEEALALPRATTTSLAALVDFAIDTDNRVIEDPQEQTYYVVHDGYLYEYRPPTRGPAGEFTLPPSAGSGTRPPRDGDSPSVTAESENGDEPVNSPSETHPEDCGASSGRA